One Echeneis naucrates chromosome 1, fEcheNa1.1, whole genome shotgun sequence DNA segment encodes these proteins:
- the as3mt gene encoding arsenite methyltransferase, protein MAEGNSFVSSTVHVDVKDYYGKRLQKTSDLQSNACVAPAEPTPPFIRQALKKVHPEVTARYYGCGLVVPECLEGCRILDLGSGSGRDCYMLSQLVGEKGHVTGIDMTEGQLAVAMAYVDHHMREFAYKTPNVSFVQGYIEALSEAGLEKNSFDIIISNCVVNLSPDKKKVLSEAYSVLKDGGELYFSDVYSNERLTEEIKNHKVLWGECLGGALWWKDLLQFAEEVGFSPPRLVTANVITVDNQELQDALGNFKFVSATYRLFKVPKGNTKPCQVIYNGTITGMEENFKFDCRYTFKVNEVVEVDAEVSSILTNSRFAADFTFQPPGGPCGPIGVKPKAGIVDPFELALQQEKQGPGSDTGGCCRTQDATCCK, encoded by the exons ATGGCCGAAGGAAACAG TTTCGTGAGCAGCACCGTGCACGTGGACGTCAAG GATTACTATGGAAAGAGGCTGCAGAAAACCTCCGACCTGCAGAGCAACGCCTGTGTGGCCCCGGCCGAGCCCACACCTCCCTTCATCCGTCAGGCGCTGAAGAAAGTGCACCCTGAGGTCACCGCCAG GTACTATGGCTGTGGTCTGGTGGTGCCAGAGTGTCTGGAGGGCTGCAGGATACTGGACCTGGGCAGTGGAAGTGGGAGAGATTGCTACATGCTGAGTCAGCTGGTGGGCGAGAAGGGCCATGTCACTGGCATCGACATGACTGAGGGCCAG cttgCAGTGGCCATGGCATATGTGGACCACCACATGAGGGAGTTTGCCTACAAGACACCCAATGTCAGTTTTGTCCAGGGCTACATTGAGGCCCTATCAGAGGCAGGTCTAGAAAAGAATTCATTTGATATCATCAT TTCCAACTGTGTGGTGAATCTCTCCCCTGACAAGAAGAAAGTTCTATCTGAAGCATACAGTGTACTCAAG gatgGGGGCGAGCTGTACTTCAGTGACGTCTACAGCAATGAAAGACTAACAGAGGAGATAAAAAATCACAAAGTGCTGTGGG GCGAGTGTCTTGGTGGGGCGCTGTGGTGGAAGGATCTGCTACAATTTGCTGAAGAAGTTGGATTTAGCCCCCCACGGCTGGTAACAGCCAATGTCATCACTGTCGACAACCAAGAGCTACAGGATGCCCTGG GTAACTTCAAGTTTGTCTCAGCCACATACCGCCTGTTTAAAGTCCCCAAAGGTAACACCAAGCCATGTCAGGTCATTTATAATGGGACTATCACTGGTATGGAAGAAAACTTCAAGTTTGACTGTCGCTACACATTCAAG GTCAATGAAGTGGTGGAGGTGGATGCAGAGGTTTCCAGCATCCTGACCAATTCCAGATTTGCAGCAGACTTCACTTTCCAGCCACCTGGAGGCCCCTGTGGACCCATCGGAGTCAAACCTAAG GCAGGGATTGTGGATCCTTTTGAGCTGGCCCTTCAGCAGGAGAAACAAGGTCCAGGTTCTGACACAGGGGGGTGCTGCAGAACACAAGATGCTACCTGCTGCAAATGA